The genomic stretch TGAAATTAACCTAATGAATACCTTCGAGAAAGGTCAGGGTTATGTTGCATTGTCGCGCTTAAAATCTTTAACTGGTCTAAAATTATTAGGTATCAACGAGCAAGCTTTAGAGTTAGACAGTTTAGCTGTCAAAGCCGATCGCCGTTTCCAAGAACTTTCAAAAGAGGCCGAAGACAACTTTGCAGATGTAGATTTAACGGCTCAGCATAAAGCGTTTATTCGTCACTGTGGTGGCACCTTGAATGAAACCGAGATTTCTCGTAATGAGAAGAAACTCGCAAAAGGTGGCAAGCAAAATTACGCTACGGCAACGCTAGACGAGACACGTGTCTTGTTTGAAGAAGGTTACGAGATTGAAGACATCGCGCACGAACGTGGTTTAACCCCAGCGACGATTATTAATCACTTGGCTCGACTGCATAAAGAGCAAAAGCTAGATATTTCGGTTGCCCATCCGGGTGAAGAAGTGGTCGAAGAAATCCGAAAAATTTATAAAAAGCTGAAAAAGCGCCAAAATCCAGATCATTTTTCTGATGATGGTTCGATCAAACTCAGACCAATTGTTGAAGCAACCAGCCCTCGAATGGGATATGATCAGGTTCGATTAGCTTTATTATTTATTGAGTAAAGTTTAATTAGCTTAATGACTTATTATATAAATTGAGGTGGCTATGCCGCACGTTGTAGTTGATTATTCAGATAACTTAACTGGACTAAATGCAAAACAATTACTTGAAGAAATTAATACCACACTAATTGAAACAGAGCTATTTAGTCCAGAAGACATTAAAAGTCGTGCGCGTAAAGATGAGGTTTTTCTGATTGGCTTAGGGGTTGATCAAGCCTATATTCATGTAAAGGCGTATATTTTGTCGGGAAGAACTGCCGAACAAAAACAACTTGTGGGTGAGCAATTGTTGACGGCACTCAGCAACAAAAAATATCTACAACCAGAGTTTAATAAAGAAATTCAATTGTGCGTTGAGCTTATCGATATGCCAAGAGAAGATTATTTTAAGCAATTTGTATAATTCTAAAAAAGCGCAATTTCGATCAAGAATAGAGATGAGCACTATGTAAAAGTAGTGCGTATTACTAACATCTACTCACTTTTAAAATGAGTGCAAGTGACACAAGCCTAAATTAGGTTATGTCTGTAGATTTAAAAGTTTGATATCTGCATATTGCTCAATTAAGTTAGCATCTAACATATGGATATAGTCCATAAAAATGGAACTAAAACTTCCCATAGTTTGTGCTTGATTTGCTGCCAGTTTACCTGCAATTGCAAAATGAACATGAGCTGAAAGAGCAGCAATGGTTGGCGTCGTCACAGCGCTATATGCTGCGATTAATGCACCTAAAGCGCAGCCTGTTGCTGTGATTTTGGGCTGTAAAGGGCTTCCACCGTTTACTTGAATAACGGTGTCTAATTCTTTAGATAAAATATAATCTGACTCACCTGAAATAGCGATACAGTCCGCATGTGCTAATAGTGCATAGGCTTGTTGATAGGCCTGATCACTGCTTAAAGTACTATCCACACCTTTAGATTGAACTTGGTTGCCTGCAAGTGTACTAATTTCTGAGGCATTACCACGAATAATGCTTGGCTTGAACTGTAAAAGCTCGTCTGTCATTTGACTACGCCAAGCTAAAATTGGTCCATAGCCGACTGGATCAAGCACCCATGGAATGTTATTAAGCTGTGCAGTCTTGGCAGAGATTTGCATGGCTTGCATTTGCTCTGAAGTTGGCGTACCCAAATTAATGCTTAAAGCTGAAGAAATCTTGGTAAAACTTTCTGCTTCATAAGGATTATCAATCATGGCAGGTGAAGCACCAGAAGCAAGTAAGACATTGGCTGTATAGTTGGCCGCGACGCTATTGGTAATGCATTGCACAAGAGGCGTTTTTGCCTGCATGTTTTGCCAAGCGTCAATTACCTGCTCAATCAAAGTCGATGCTGATGTCATATTATTATCCTTATTAAGCCAAAGTGATTGTAGATTTAGTGAGTAAAATAATGATCTTGATGTTTACATTTTTGGCAAATCAAAGAAACATAATCTGCTGCATCATAATCAACACTTAAATCGTTTGAACCACAATGCATACAACGTTTAACTGAATAAAAGTTTAATCGAGGTTCAATTTTTCGCCATGCTTTCCAGACAGGTTGTACAAAGATTTGTTCGTCGTAACCTAAGAAGCGGTTAAGTAAAATATAACTCATTTTACTGTAGGGAATATTGTGAGGACGAGGCAACATTGAGGTTTCCCACTTTTCAGCTAAGGCTCTCTCGCGATATTGCTCTAAGGTTTTCTTCAACAAATTGGTGTTAATAAATTTTTCATTACGCGGCTGTAGGGCTTTCTGTTTATAAAGATACTCGAGTGCGGTTTGAATTAAATAATAAATCTGCCCAATTGCTAATGAATCCATTAAGCGATAGCAAAAAGTTTGGAAATTAGAGCTTCCTGCAATTTGAATGCCCCAAGTTCGGCAATAGAACTGCATAAACTGAATAATCTCTTGATAGAGCACCTGAAAAAGTACGTCTTTTACTTCATCGGCACTACGAAACGGAATACCAAGACTTAAATTTTCATAAAACCAGTGGCGTAGTTGCTGAGCTACACTAAATAAACTTGGGTCACTATAACCGTCCAAGCGAATGTTTAAATAAAAGCACTGAGGTTCATCAGCTTGATCTTGGGCGTTTAAAATTCCATCTTTATGGAGTTGCTTAATCAGATAGTTTTGAAAAATCCAGTTTGGTGTAATGGACTGATATTTAATTTGGTCCCAGTGAATGTATTCGTCATGAGCAACATCGTCACGTGCATAGTCATCAAGCAAGCTAAGCAAAAAAAGTTTATGTAAAAAACTGAGCTGTTCCAGACTACGTTGTGGTTGCTCTTTTGACTTAAACTGGCGTTGTTCTTGTAGGCGTGTTTGCTGTAAAAGCTTTTTCCGTTGTTTTGTGCATGTTTCACAATGACAAGTCATTTTCGTATCTTTAAATACACGGTGCTGACAATGACTGCATTCATGAAACTGAATGTCTTGTTCAAATTGCTCGGCATCTACCCAGTACATTGAAGCTTGGCAGAGAGGACAATGGCTACTTTCATCTAGCTGTTTCTGTAGAATTTGTAAGACCATTTTGCTCCGAACGTTTAAAACTATCATGATTGACTTATTATACACAGCCGCATTGCCGATAGCTGAGATTGTATTTTTGTTTGGTGCAAAAATAGAAAACCTAAAGTCTTTGTCTTAACTTTAGGTTTTCATAAGGGGTTAAAATTTAAAATTAAACAGGGCACGGCAAGCTCTCATCATTCTGTCCAAGCTTTTTGGCATTGATAAGTGCCTGCACTTTTTTACTTGGTAATTTTACTTTACCTAAAGCATCATAAGTATTAACGATAGAGGTCACCTCCTGAGCTGTAATAGAAATACCTTCCGCAGATAAAAATACTGCGATCACATGGTGATCGAGTCCTGCTGCGTCTAGATCATGAATCGCTTTAATATTTTCTAAACGATGAAAATGTGCTTTTAATTCCATACTGACACCTCTTGTTCTGATTGAAATATTTATATTGGTGTATTAATGAAGGCAAGAACCATGCCCAAAATGTAAGCTGACTCTAAAAAATGTTAAAAGCTGAAGTTGTTTTATTTTTATTGTATAGATTGATTATATAAGCAGCGATTATCGTAATTTTGGTCTAATCTGTGCTAATAAAAGACGATTCTAATTTGAAATGTATAAATGAAGTCCCATTAATTTTATAAAGGTAAACAAACACGGTATGTATGAATGTGTATGATCAAGTTCATAAAATTCGTACTACGGTTTCCGAAAAGTATATAAGGAATAAAGATGAATATTGCGGCACAGCCTCCAGTTCAGGCAGATCAAACAATTTATTTAAAAGATTATCAAAAACCTTCATTCTTGGTTGAATCCATTAATCTTGATATTCAAGTATATGACGACAAAACAATTGTTGATTCAACATTAGTCATGAAGCGTCAAACTGCTGGAGACTTGGTGTTATTGGGCCGTGATCTTGAGTTGCAATCTATTCAGCTCAATGGTCAAGATCTTACTCCTGCACAATATTCACTCGATAGTGAACAACTGGTGATCACTGATGCACCAGATGAAGTCATTTTACAAACTCAAGTCATTATTCATCCTGAAACCAATACTCAGCTTGAAGGGTTATATAAAGCAGATGAGTTGTTTGTAACCCAGAATGAACCTGAAGGTTTCCGTAAAATCACCTTCTATCCAGACCGTCCAGATGTACTTTCAGTCTTTACGACACGTGTAGAAGCAGACAGAAAATATCCGGTATTACTTGCCAATGGTAATTTACTTGAAACAGGTGAGGTAGGTGAAAACCGTCACTTTGCGATCTGGCAAGACCCGACTAAAAAACCAAGCTATTTGTTTGCTTGTGTCATTGGTGATTTAGCCGTTCTTAAAGACCGCTATACGACTTCGGAAGGGCGTGATGTTGCTTTAGAAATCTATGCAATCGAGAAAGACATTCCAAAATGCCATATTGCGATGGAAGCATTAAAGCATTCTATGCGTTGGGATGAAGAACACTACGGCCGTGCGTATGACCTCGACAACTATATGATTGTTGCTGTTAGCCAGTTCAACATGGGTGCCATGGAAAATAAAGGTTTAAATATCTTTAATACTTCATGTGTGCTTGCTGATGAAGAATACACAACGGACGCTGCAATTATGCGTGTGCAGTCTGTGATTGCCCATGAATATTTCCATAACTGGACAGGGAACCGTATTACTTGCCGTGACTGGTTCCAGCTATGCTTAAAAGAAGGTTTAACGGTTTTCCGTGACCAGTCTTTCTCTGAAGATTTACAATCTGCTGCGGTTCAACGTATTGATGATGTCGCTGTACTTAAATCGCATCAATTCCCTGAAGATGCTGGTCCATTGTCGCATCCACCACGTCCAGATCACTTTGTAGAAATTAATAACTTCTACACAGCGACAGTCTATGAAAAAGGTGCGGAAATTAACCGCATGATGTCGACTTTGTTAGGCAAAGAAAAATACCGTCAAGGAACCGATGAATACTTCCGCCGTCATGATGGACAAGCCGTAACAGTAGAAGACTGGGTTGCTGCATTATCTGCAGGTTCAGGTGTCGATTTATCTGCATTTCTAACTTGGTACAACCAACCAGGTACGCCAAAGCTTGAAGCAAAAGGTGAGTACGATGCAGCAGCACAAACTTACCGTTTAAGCTTTAAACAAAGCCTAAAAGCACATCCGAAATATCCAAATTTAAAAGCTGTTCCAATTCCTGTGGCTTTAGCGCTATTTAATGCTAAAACAGGCGAGCAATATACATTGCACAGTGACAGCTTATTCGTAAATGATGTTAAAGATGGTGTGTACTTGTTTGATCAAGACGAAGCAACTATTGAATTCACAGGTGTGACTGAGCAACCAGTTGTGTCATTGCTGCGTAATTTCTCTGCGCCTGTAAATCTTGTGTTTGACTATACTGATGCAGAATTGGCATTCTTAATTCAACACGAAACAAATGGTTTTAACCAGTGGCAAGCAACGCAAACCTTGCTTGAGCGTATTTTGCTAGAAGACCATTCTGCAGATGCGTACATTCAAGCTATTCAGAGCACTTTGCCTGATTTGGTTGGTCGTGACCCGCTTTTAGCATCACGTTTGTTTGATGTACCAAGTGAAGGTTATTTGGGTAGTCGTATTGATCAGGACTACGCACCAGCCGATATTCATGTCAAACGTGAAGCCTTACTTAATCGTTTGGCACAAGAGTTAGGTTCATTCTGGAAAGATACTTACCTTACGCTTGACCCGGACCTGCAAAAAGAATTCTCTTTAGCCATGGGTGTTCGTGCATTAAAAAATATCATGCTGATGATGATGGCGCGTCAAGGCGATCAAACTGCATTTGAATTAGCACATGTTCAATACCAAAACACAGGCAATATGTCTGAGCGTTTAGGTGCGTTACGTGTATTGGTTTGGCAAAATGCGCCTCAAGCTCAAGAAGCACTTGCTGATTTCTATGATCGCTTTAAAGATGAAGCCTTGTCTTTAGATCAGTGGTTTATGATTCAAGCTGCAAACCCAAATGCCACTACAGAAACAATTGAGTATCTTACTCAACATCCAGACTATGATTTAACAACTCCAAATCGTATTCGTGCGGTAAGTGGTGGCTTGTCAAATAATCCAGAAAATACGTGGGGCTTTGGTGTAGCTCACTTTATTAACCTTGCACAATATCTAGATGAAAAGAACCCAATTTTAGGTTCGCGTCTATTACAGGTATTGTCACGTTGGTATACGCTTGCAGAACCTCAGCGCACTCAAGTGCAACAGGCTTTACAAGCGTTGCAACCTAAAGTGAAATCGAAAAACGTTTCTGAAACTTTAAATAGCATGCTGAGCATTTAATTATTTAAACTTACTAAATAAAGGTCTCTAAAGAAGCCTTTATTTTTATATTTCTACATAGAAATATAGCAGTCAAAAATTAGCTTTATTGATGTTTCTTAGCTTTACAGTTTTTTTTAGTTTTCTTTTAGGTAAATTATAAGATTTAATGATTTATTTAAAATACATCTTTAAGTGAAGAGATAAAATAACCAATTATTAGAATAATAAATTAAAAAATAGAATAATTGATTGTAAAAATAGTCTTGGGTTATAGGAAATTAAGCTAAATAGACTGACATATTTATTTAAATATTTTCCAATAAATTTTATGGTGATTTTATTAAGTTAAATAAAATCAATCATTTAATTTTTTAAATGTTATTGTATTGTTACTTAGAGCTAATTTGAGTAATTGTATTTTATTAATTGAAATTCTAAATAAAAATGCTGTCATGCAGTTTAACTTTTTTTATGTATTATGACCAAAATAGGGTAAAAAATATAAGCTTTAAAAGAGCAGTCAAATTAAAAAAAGATTGTAATAGTAAGGGTTAATTTTTTTACATCTATTAATTCCAACAATTTAATGTAAAAAGGTTTAGACCATGAAAAAGACTTTTTATTATTTATCAGCAATTGCTGCAGGATTATTTTCTCTCAATACAGCAAATGCTGCTACAGCAACTGGAACATTAACTGTTAGAGCGACAGTGACAAATAGCTGTGTTCTAAATACCTCAGCCACAGGCACCACTTCAAATGCGGTCTTAGACTTTGGAACATTAAGTTCAATTGCGAGCAATGTAGACGCAGATACCACAACTACAGGTGGTACTCCAATCAGAGTACTTTGTAACAACACTGTGCCATGGACTTTATCATTTGATGGTGGTCAGAATGTTTTATCAACACAGCGCCGTATGATTGGTGGAGCAACCACTACAGAATACATTCCTTACAACCTTTTCTCTGACACAGGCCGGGCAACAGCAATCGGCATTGCAACAACTGCCTATACTGGGACAGGGACTGGTAATGTTCAAACTGTAAATGTGTATGGTCGTATTCCTGCTGGGACGACTTTACCAAGTGCTGGCAGTTATTTAGATACTGTGACAGTGACTGTAACTTATTAATTTTAATAAATAAGAAATATTATTAGCCCTTTAAAAGGGCTAATGCATTAAAAGATTTATTTGGGCAAGTCATGAAAAAAAATATCTTTATTATTACGAGTTTATTCTTATCTTTATCTAGCGCTTTGAGTGCGGCTACAATCCGAATTTCACCTGTGAATGTTGAAATTTTGAGTAATCAAAATGCTTCTTCGATTAGTTTATTTAACCAGTCGAATGAAAGTACTGATTTACAGATTCGTGTGTTTGAATGGACTCAAAAGGATGGGCAAGATCAACTCATCCCGACAGATGAGATCGCGATTAGCCCACCGTTTTTAAAATTAAAACCGAATGATTCTTATAATTTGCGTGTTGTCAGAATTAATCCGGCAGCGATTACTGGTGAAAAAACCTATCGTATTATTATTGATGAGTTACCAAAACCCGCGGATAGCCGTAAAGCGGCTCAAGGAATAAATGTATTACTACGTTCGTCATTGCCTGTATTTGTAGTAGATAAAGACGCGATTACTAAACTGAATTGGAAAATTGATCTTAATCAGAAATCTCCTTCTTTAAATATTAGCAATATTGGAAATCGACATGCGCTTTTAAATAATTTAACGCTTGTTGATACCACAGCAAATAAAAGTTATCCGATTCAAGTAAACACCGTGAATGGGTATATTCTTGGACAGCAGACACGAAATTATTCTATTCAGAATTTTACATATCAGCCAAATCATAAATACAGTGTATCTCTGACAGTTAATGGTAAGAAAACAACACTTTAAGAGGCTTATATGAAATACATTATAGGTGTCTTATGTGTTGCATATCTTCCTGCATATTCTTTTGCTGAGCAACTTCAAGATCATACGAACACAATAACTCCTCGTGTTCCAGATGCTATAAATAGCAATAATAAGTATGCGCAAGTGAAGGGTGATAGACAGGAACAAGATCTTAACTTTACTCAACTTTTTTTAAATATTTCTATTAATACAAATGCTGCTGAAGACTTGGTAGCAGTAGGGCAGTCTAAGGATGGCAAATTGTATATCCGTGCCCGTGACTTAAAAGCTTTAAGACTAAAAATGAATGAGCAGACTCCTGACAGTCAATGGGTGTGTATTAATGATCTAAAGGGAATTCAGTTTAAATATCTAGAGAATGAGCAGTCCCTAAATTTGCAAGTTCCGTCAAACATGTTGACGGGCTATGCAGTGGACTTAAATGGCCAGCAAATTACCAGCCCACATTTGCTTAAAATGAAACCCTTAAACGCGGCTATTCTCAACTATAGCTTGTATAACAGCATAACCAATGACGAAAATACCTTTTCCGGTTCGGCTGAGGGGATTTTTAACAGTGCGATCGGTAACTTCTCTTCAGGCGTTTTATATAACGGCAGTAATGAAAATAGTTATAGCCATGAAAAATGGGTACGCCTAGAAAGTAAGTGGCAATATGTCGACCCTG from Acinetobacter pittii encodes the following:
- the thiM gene encoding hydroxyethylthiazole kinase, with the translated sequence MTSASTLIEQVIDAWQNMQAKTPLVQCITNSVAANYTANVLLASGASPAMIDNPYEAESFTKISSALSINLGTPTSEQMQAMQISAKTAQLNNIPWVLDPVGYGPILAWRSQMTDELLQFKPSIIRGNASEISTLAGNQVQSKGVDSTLSSDQAYQQAYALLAHADCIAISGESDYILSKELDTVIQVNGGSPLQPKITATGCALGALIAAYSAVTTPTIAALSAHVHFAIAGKLAANQAQTMGSFSSIFMDYIHMLDANLIEQYADIKLLNLQT
- a CDS encoding spore coat U domain-containing protein; its protein translation is MKKTFYYLSAIAAGLFSLNTANAATATGTLTVRATVTNSCVLNTSATGTTSNAVLDFGTLSSIASNVDADTTTTGGTPIRVLCNNTVPWTLSFDGGQNVLSTQRRMIGGATTTEYIPYNLFSDTGRATAIGIATTAYTGTGTGNVQTVNVYGRIPAGTTLPSAGSYLDTVTVTVTY
- a CDS encoding 5-carboxymethyl-2-hydroxymuconate Delta-isomerase, yielding MPHVVVDYSDNLTGLNAKQLLEEINTTLIETELFSPEDIKSRARKDEVFLIGLGVDQAYIHVKAYILSGRTAEQKQLVGEQLLTALSNKKYLQPEFNKEIQLCVELIDMPREDYFKQFV
- the pepN gene encoding aminopeptidase N; the encoded protein is MNIAAQPPVQADQTIYLKDYQKPSFLVESINLDIQVYDDKTIVDSTLVMKRQTAGDLVLLGRDLELQSIQLNGQDLTPAQYSLDSEQLVITDAPDEVILQTQVIIHPETNTQLEGLYKADELFVTQNEPEGFRKITFYPDRPDVLSVFTTRVEADRKYPVLLANGNLLETGEVGENRHFAIWQDPTKKPSYLFACVIGDLAVLKDRYTTSEGRDVALEIYAIEKDIPKCHIAMEALKHSMRWDEEHYGRAYDLDNYMIVAVSQFNMGAMENKGLNIFNTSCVLADEEYTTDAAIMRVQSVIAHEYFHNWTGNRITCRDWFQLCLKEGLTVFRDQSFSEDLQSAAVQRIDDVAVLKSHQFPEDAGPLSHPPRPDHFVEINNFYTATVYEKGAEINRMMSTLLGKEKYRQGTDEYFRRHDGQAVTVEDWVAALSAGSGVDLSAFLTWYNQPGTPKLEAKGEYDAAAQTYRLSFKQSLKAHPKYPNLKAVPIPVALALFNAKTGEQYTLHSDSLFVNDVKDGVYLFDQDEATIEFTGVTEQPVVSLLRNFSAPVNLVFDYTDAELAFLIQHETNGFNQWQATQTLLERILLEDHSADAYIQAIQSTLPDLVGRDPLLASRLFDVPSEGYLGSRIDQDYAPADIHVKREALLNRLAQELGSFWKDTYLTLDPDLQKEFSLAMGVRALKNIMLMMMARQGDQTAFELAHVQYQNTGNMSERLGALRVLVWQNAPQAQEALADFYDRFKDEALSLDQWFMIQAANPNATTETIEYLTQHPDYDLTTPNRIRAVSGGLSNNPENTWGFGVAHFINLAQYLDEKNPILGSRLLQVLSRWYTLAEPQRTQVQQALQALQPKVKSKNVSETLNSMLSI
- a CDS encoding molecular chaperone, giving the protein MKKNIFIITSLFLSLSSALSAATIRISPVNVEILSNQNASSISLFNQSNESTDLQIRVFEWTQKDGQDQLIPTDEIAISPPFLKLKPNDSYNLRVVRINPAAITGEKTYRIIIDELPKPADSRKAAQGINVLLRSSLPVFVVDKDAITKLNWKIDLNQKSPSLNISNIGNRHALLNNLTLVDTTANKSYPIQVNTVNGYILGQQTRNYSIQNFTYQPNHKYSVSLTVNGKKTTL